TGAACACTCGTGTCCAGGTAGAGCACCCGGTTTCGGAAATGGTCACCGGCATCGACATCGTCAAGGAGATGCTCAGCATCGCCGCCGGCAACAAGCTGTCGTTCACCCAGGATGACGTAGTCATCCGCGGTCACGCGCTGGAATGCCGGATTAACGCCGAAGACCCGAAAACCTTCATGCCGAGCCCTGGCACGGTCAAGCACTTCCACGCTCCAGGCGGAAACGGCGTTCGCGTCGATTCACACCTGTACAGTGGTTATGCCGTTCCGCCGAACTACGATTCGTTGATCGGCAAGCTGATCACCTACGGCGCAACCCGTGACGAAGCCATGGCGCGCATGCGCAATGCGCTGGACGAGATCGTGGTCGACGGGATCAAGACCAACATCCCGTTGCACCGCGACCTCACCCGCGACGAAGGCTTCTGCAAAGGGGGCGTGAACATTCACTACCTCGAGCACAAGCTGGCTGGCGAGAAGCACTAAGCTTCGACCCTGCACCTGACAAAGCCGCCTTCGGGCGGCTTTGTTGTTTCTCAATATTGCCGCGCACCTCTCTCGCCTCAAGACATTTGTCCACATCAGAACACTGCCACCCGGTCGTCATCTGCGCCGCGCTCGCGTAAACTTGCGCGCTTCTCGCAGCCCGCTAGGCTGCAATCAATATTTTTCAAAGGTGCCCGCCATGCCTTGGCTGCAAGTCCGTCTCGCCATCAGCCCAGAACAAGCCGAAACCTACGAAGACGCTTTCCTTGAGGTGGGCGCCGTTTCGGTCACCTTCATGGACGCCGAAGATCAGCCGATCTTCGAGCCGGAACTCAACACCACGCCACTGTGGTCGCACACGCACCTGCTGGCCTTGTTCGAAGGTGGCACTGAGCCTGGCCCGGTATTGGCCCACCTGGAATTGCTAACTGGCAGCCCGTTGCCGGAACACCACAGCGAAGTGATCGAAGACCAGGACTGGGAACGCAGCTGGATGGACGGATTCCAGCCAATGCGCTTTGGTCAGCGCCTGTGGATCGTGCCGAGCTGGCATGCTGCGCCGGAACCTGACGCGGTCAATCTGCTGCTGGACCCGGGCCTGGCCTTCGGCACCGGCACCCACCCGACCACCGCACTGTGCCTGGAATGGCTCGACGGTCAGGACCTGAAAGACTGCAATGTGCTGGACTTCGGCTGCGGCTCGGGGATTCTGGCGATTGCCGCCCTGCTGCTGGGCGCCAAGGAGGCCGTGGGCACCGACATTGATGTCCAGGCACTGGAAGCCTCCCGCGACAACGCCGGGCGCAATAACATCGCCGATGAACGCTTCCCTCTTTATCTGCCGGAAGATCTGCCGCAGGTTCAGGCCGACGTGCTAGTGGCCAATATCCTCGCCGGTCCGCTGGTGTCCCTGGCC
The Pseudomonas sp. MYb327 DNA segment above includes these coding regions:
- the prmA gene encoding 50S ribosomal protein L11 methyltransferase, with amino-acid sequence MPWLQVRLAISPEQAETYEDAFLEVGAVSVTFMDAEDQPIFEPELNTTPLWSHTHLLALFEGGTEPGPVLAHLELLTGSPLPEHHSEVIEDQDWERSWMDGFQPMRFGQRLWIVPSWHAAPEPDAVNLLLDPGLAFGTGTHPTTALCLEWLDGQDLKDCNVLDFGCGSGILAIAALLLGAKEAVGTDIDVQALEASRDNAGRNNIADERFPLYLPEDLPQVQADVLVANILAGPLVSLAPQLSGLVKSGGRLALSGILAEQGDEVAAAYAKDFDLDPIANRDGWVRITGRRR